In one Plasmodium falciparum 3D7 genome assembly, chromosome: 14 genomic region, the following are encoded:
- a CDS encoding Yos1-like protein, putative codes for MSMYFFLLFESIVLLINSVLIINEKKLKKYKNVDISLNSNDIFNNIKLLFYTIRIYFKIPLIFLNLLCIVIEILFG; via the coding sequence ATgagtatgtatttttttttattatttgaaagTATAGTACTGCTGATAAATAgtgtattaattataaatgaaaagaagttgaaaaaatataaaaacgtAGATATAAGTTTAAACagtaatgatatatttaataatataaaattgttaTTCTACactataagaatatattttaagatACCACTCATATTCTTAAATTTATTGTGTATTGTGATTGAAATTTTATTTGgataa
- a CDS encoding gamma-tubulin complex component, putative, producing MTSTYINEIRKKQKEYLGCLFNKFEKYSNEKFLHNLITKSINEISLYPFQDVNDNEVIEDINDFINELTINAQYKKKSVFKHLCENFLSDNFYIYNENDRYELKYVILKLLFLISESSKNENIKQVDLLFDKYFCIKDKHNEEKEKKNLQDEYIYKLNMNEKLALDEIKNYNIQEQEKYLKEFYLDDNNYVNYDYHHEKRHDNLHNYDENKYSDDIYTQCSSASEQYEMSDKTSKENTSDEDMKLNNQESFEKNSYSDFYQTQNSYVENYMKNKSELAYENVIKKIYECVYTYPHYQDNTNNIIKKKNATSTRNDDISTMPQSDKSDTYNKNNSNEGKKKSMHTNHLKNGISISSDDDIFISMKRRQKKKSKYEENMYKLKPKEQYFFNDINIYDEETYENNNFLENENNIIYETDIYNLRNVFFTNTKSNHYEEGEEHEYDTNSNEYKTKEKKELSNQMYDKNVYLNDINQVDNKLNHNNKNSNSNNSNNNNNNNNFIIDEVAKCKNQEINTINNKFCDYNKDMNIKNNRRTHKSNSFYVSESFIIKEILMILSLNCPIKFKNNFYMNCSDFLFNKKMDKQKIKDDFLFYINIEKRKECYQKINGKPFRKKKKLFFEKSNDKNNISICYHAVIKKMMNTKLYNIKKKIFNNYIKKMKKITIKLFYINLFICIIENFRNFLYFLPYNLYDIFNYIIHVKESVDQENGKESNTFLSFLFNNMISVNINNNKGDNNNDSEMYNIYINRSCNNFNNYCEGNFLNCFLSSLKNIYSEWITIINILYNYHILIILRQYDIVSVTKEQIVDLVKQIEHIKILKHLKLRHFINFTRKKNRRDRKYKDNIRNKINNKENNNIYINDNINMTNKTNISNNSYNNHNNNNNYYYNHIDQELIEEISSFRSLSLIHLNYLIINYLFMWDNLYDFVNVILSYSLYDSNVYLYPNNHKKEVNNKKLYTTHYDNAKKFCVCYDMFILYWRNSQILNNKYLEKVYRYFLDELNIYYSKYINDWIKKGQIFDKFNEFFICPEKKEKTVYPYNDTTLNIKMQNEFVLCPEFFHSFIFYIISLGNNIRLHMKINNEKNNIDYVDYYVREELNQYRKIFKNNSDMYYNTYNNLYCASNDDNSNELFFFGEYTNNIKILHVNTLNSYYNLENLKYDPNSSLDILCKFLKKSKNKCLPYFNKNVISLNISYDIYIKKYLQEQFSEIYYRSNRIFLYSLMKYCYLLEYFSCLRSLVFLEINDYMLPFFEFIFKENCFLIIDERNMNSIFRQCVYNNTNITAQNKNKFINTNDGNYTCSSFLHQKFTLIHMKIIFSKILDMENHKKYKRKRIFLHMKNDNKIVQNGDEYNNTTIFEERNYKKLNNGKYTMLLKQNDDDTEYIDNNNNIEDDDFMYENYNTCTYNNLLDNSKHNTIQQHDPHYNIKCSSDLRTDENLRKYSICEKLTNTFYKEEIISNIFKKFYLKLKENTLYNNNVNVISYRNLIIESKGAPFVNFLFDSKCLEKYSAIFSYFLEIKKSFHILNLVYIFYKYVKSEKPLHFDNYYMILSSLCVLKYKIYFFINTLYTYFQWILTYSWNRFLINLSESKSLTDIKKNHEFYINFLIEAILIPIKTSHEELYNYYINDEYNKDNDIYKEYEQKFFNSSIRKNDEDSNISLSIHHINNISSNNKDTNLLINNNSTNIIIDKTKTDMYVHQNQKHNNISKNIIYKEKNAVLNKNSMDKQFLLNELFANNILNIIFIPSQIYEILLKLSKFLNIKFDLNFDNAYYNTYENYYKDQFKTSEDYEDEYNENSENDINDEYNENSDNDIIKIKRNLLNTSQNNNNNNNNNNNNLKKLENEQFIFSIKNDIKALTKIFQINYSEFMKKLNIISFNAEDNSFFGPNKNYKLFNHIIRLDKNILKKISILEYMLSFQSYNNPTDVIN from the coding sequence atgacgtctacatatataaatgaaataagaaaaaagcaGAAAGAATATTTAGGTTGTTTATTTAATAAGtttgaaaaatattcaaatgaaaagtttttacataatttaaTTACGAAAtcaataaatgaaatatcaCTGTATCCATTTCAAGATGTTAATGATAATGAAGTAATTGAAGATATTAATGATTTTATTAACGAGCTGACTATTAATGCACagtataaaaagaaaagtgtTTTTAAACATTTATGTGAAAATTTTCTTAgtgataatttttatatatataatgaaaatgatagatatgaattaaaatatgttatattaaaattattgtttttaattAGTGAAAgttcaaaaaatgaaaatataaaacaggTTGATTTATTGtttgataaatatttctGCATAAAGGATAAACACAatgaagaaaaggaaaaaaaaaatctacaagatgaatatatatataaattaaatatgaatgaaaaatTAGCCTtggatgaaataaaaaattataatatccaagaacaagaaaaatatttgaagGAGTTTTATttagatgataataattatgttaaTTATGATTACCACCATGAAAAACGTCATGATAACCTTCATAATTATGATGAGAATAAATATAGTGATGATATTTACACACAGTGCTCTTCAGCTTCCGAACAATATGAAATGAGTGATAAAACAAGTAAAGAAAATACTTCTGATGAAGATATGAAATTGAATAATCAAGAATCTTTTGAGAAAAATAGTTATAGTGATTTTTATCAAACACAAAATAGCTACGtagaaaattatatgaaaaataaaagtgaACTGGCTTATGAAAATGttattaagaaaatatatgaatgtgTTTACACCTATCCACATTATCAAGATAacacaaataatattataaaaaaaaaaaatgctaCATCAACAagaaatgatgatatatcgACTATGCCTCAATCAGATAAATCTGATacgtataataaaaataattcaaatgaaggaaagaaaaaaagtatGCACACAAATCATTTGAAAAATGGAATATCTATTTCTTCTgatgatgatatatttataagtatGAAAAGAagacagaaaaaaaaaagtaaatatgaagagaatatgtataaattgaAACCAAAAGAGCAGTACTtttttaatgatataaacatatatgatgaagaaacatatgaaaataaCAATTTCTTAgagaatgaaaataatataatttatgaaacggatatatataatttacgtaatgtattttttacaaatacAAAAAGTAATCATTACGAAGAAGGGGAAGAACATGAATATGATACAAATagtaatgaatataaaactAAAGAAAAGAAGGAATTATCTAATCAAatgtatgataaaaatgtttatctAAACGATATAAATCAAGTTGATAACAAATTAAACCACAACAACaaaaatagtaatagtaataatagtaataataataataacaataataatttcattattGATGAGGTGGCAAAATGTAAAAATCAGGAGattaatacaataaataataaattttgtgattataataaagacatgaatataaaaaataatagaagAACACACAAATCAAATAGCTTCTATGTCAGtgaatcatttattataaaagaaattttgATGATCTTATCATTAAATTGTcctataaaatttaaaaataacttTTATATGAACTGTTcagattttttatttaataaaaaaatggacaagcaaaaaattaaagacgactttttattttatataaatattgaaaaGAGAAAGGAATGTTATCAAAAAATTAATGGAAAAccttttagaaaaaaaaaaaaattattctttGAAAAATcgaatgataaaaataatatttctatatgtTACCATgctgttataaaaaaaatgatgaatacgaaattatataatataaaaaaaaaaatatttaacaattatattaagaaaatgaagaaaataactATAaagttattttatataaatctgtttatatgtataattgaAAATTTTAgaaattttctttatttcttaCCTTACAATTTATATgacatttttaattatataatacatgttAAAGAAAGTGTGGATCAAGAAAATGGTAAGGAGAGTAATACATTTCTAtcctttctttttaataatatgataagtgttaatattaacaataataagggtgataataataatgatagtgAGATgtacaatatttatattaatagaagTTGTAACAATTTTAATAACTATTGTGAAGGGAATTTTTTAAACTGCTTTTTAAGTTcattaaagaatatatattccGAGTGGATAacaatcataaatatattatataattatcatatccTCATAATATTAAGACAATATGATATTGTTAGTGTTACTAAAGAGCAAATTGTGGATTTAGTAAAACAAATTGAGCacattaaaattttaaagcATTTGAAATTACGTCATTTCATAAATTTTACcaggaaaaaaaatagaagagatagaaaatataaagataatataagaaataaaattaataataaagaaaataataatatatacataaatgataatattaatatgacgAACAAAACtaatatttcaaataattcttataataatcataataataataataattattattataaccatATTGATCAAGAGCTAATCGAAGAAATATCTTCCTTTCGATCATTGAGtttaattcatttaaattatttaattataaactATCTTTTTATGTGggataatttatatgattttgtAAACgtcatattatcatattccTTATATGATTCAAATGTTTATTTGTATCctaataatcataaaaaggaagtaaataataagaaattatataCTACACATTATGATAATGCTAAAAAATTTTGTGTGTGTTAtgatatgtttatattatattggaGAAATTctcaaatattaaataacaaatatttaGAGAAAGTATACAGATATTTTTTAgatgaattaaatatatattattctaaatatataaatgattggATAAAGAAAGGGCAGATATTTGATAAATTtaatgaattttttatatgtcctgaaaaaaaggagaaaaCGGTATATCCATATAATGACACTACtctaaatattaaaatgcaAAATGAATTTGTGTTATGTCCAGAATTTTTTCATtcgtttattttttatataataagttTAGGGAATAATATTCGTTTACATATGAAAATTAATaatgagaaaaataatattgattaTGTTGATTATTACGTAAGAGAAGAATTGAATCAATAtcgaaaaatatttaaaaataatagtgatatgtattataatacatataataatttatattgtgcttctaatgatgataattcgaatgaactttttttttttggagaatatactaataatattaaaatattacatgTAAATACACTtaattcttattataatttagaAAATTTAAAGTATGACCCTAATAGTTCACttgatatattatgtaaatttttaaagaaaagCAAAAATAAATGCTTACcctattttaataaaaatgtcatatcattaaatatatcttatgatatatatattaagaaatattTGCAAGAACAATTTtctgaaatatattatagaagTAAtcgtatatttttatatagctTAATGaaatattgttatttgttggaatatttttcttgtttACGTAGTTTAGTATTTTTAGAAATCAATGATTATATGTTACctttttttgaatttatttttaaagaaaattgttttcttattattgATGAAAGGAACATGAATTCTATTTTTAGACAGTgtgtttataataatacaaatataactgcacagaataaaaataaattcataAATACAAATGATGGGAATTATACTTGCTCATCTTTTTTACATCAAAAGTTTACATTGatacatatgaaaataatattttcaaaaatattgGATATGGAAAATCATAAGAAATACAAGAggaaaagaatttttttacatatgaaaaatgaTAACAAAATAGTACAAAATGgtgatgaatataataatacaacaaTTTTTGaagaaagaaattataaaaaactGAATAATGGAAAATACACCATgttattaaaacaaaatgacGATGATACAGAATATAtagacaataataataatatagaagatgatgattttatgtatgaaaattataacacATGtacttataataatttattagatAACTCAAAGCATAATACTATTCAACAACATGATCctcattataatattaaatgttCATCCGATTTAAGAACTGATGAaaatttaagaaaatattCCATATGTGAGAAATTGACCAACACAttttataaagaagaaataatatcaaacatatttaaaaaattttatttaaaattaaaagaaaatacattatataataataatgttaatgtTATAAGTTATCGAAATTTAATTATAGAATCTAAAGGAGCACcttttgttaattttttatttgattcgAAGTGTTTAGAAAAATATTCAGCAATCTTTTCATATTTCTTAGAAATTAAGAAATCCTtccatatattaaatttggtgtatatattttataaatatgttaaatCAGAAAAACCTTTACATTTTGATAactattatatgatattaagTTCATTATgtgtattaaaatataaaatatatttttttatcaacaCGTTGTATACGTATTTTCAGTGGATCTTAACATATTCTTGGAACcgatttttaataaatttatctGAATCCAAATCATTAACcgatatcaaaaaaaatcatgaattttatattaattttttaatagaaGCTATATTAATACCAATAAAAACTTCACatgaagaattatataattattatataaatgatgaatataataaagataatgatatttataaagaatatgaacagaaattttttaattcgagtattagaaaaaatgatgaagatagtaatatttctttgtcaatacatcatataaataacatatcatctaataataaggataccaatttattaataaataataattctacaaatataataatagataAAACCAAAACAGATATGTATGTACATCAAAATCagaaacataataatatatcaaagaatataatatataaagagaAGAATGCTGTCctaaataaaaattctaTGGATAAACAATTTTTACTCAACGAATTATTtgcaaataatattttaaacataatatttatccCATCACAGATATATGAAATACTTTTAAAACTAAGTAAATTTCTAAACATCAAATTTGATCTCAATTTCGATAATGCCTATTATAACACatatgaaaattattataaagatcAATTCAAAACAAGTGAAGATTATGAAgatgaatataatgaaaattcggaaaatgatataaatgatgaatataatgaaaattctgacaatgatataataaaaattaaaagaaatttatTGAATACTAgtcaaaataataacaataataataataataataataataatttgaaaaagttagaaaatgaacaattcattttttctataaaaaatgatataaaagcATTAACAAAAATCTTTCAAATTAATTACTCAgaatttatgaaaaaattaaatataatttcatttaaTGCTGAAGATAATAGTTTTTTTGGtccaaataaaaattataaattatttaatcatataataagattagacaaaaatattcttaaaaaaatttctattctagaatatatgttatcattccaatcatataataatccTACCGatgttataaattaa